A single region of the Streptococcus macedonicus ACA-DC 198 genome encodes:
- the aga gene encoding Alpha-galactosidase translates to MGIECFVVDDGWFAKRNNDHSSLGDWYPNPEKFPNGLQVFAPKIHQMGVQFGLWFEPEMVNEDIELYRKHPDWIVEPTQERYSYGRGQLVLDFINPAVVENIFEQMSLIIDETQLDYLK, encoded by the coding sequence TTGGGCATAGAATGTTTTGTCGTTGATGATGGTTGGTTTGCTAAACGCAACAACGACCACTCATCATTAGGTGATTGGTACCCAAATCCTGAAAAATTTCCAAATGGATTACAAGTATTTGCCCCAAAAATTCACCAAATGGGGGTACAATTTGGTCTTTGGTTTGAACCCGAAATGGTTAACGAGGATATCGAGCTTTATCGTAAGCATCCTGATTGGATTGTTGAGCCAACACAAGAACGTTATTCATACGGTCGTGGTCAATTAGTGCTTGACTTTATCAATCCAGCTGTTGTCGAAAATATTTTTGAACAAATGTCTTTGATTATCGATGAAACACAACTAGATTATCTCAAATGA
- the trpB gene encoding Tryptophan synthase beta chain, producing MSYNQPDTNGFYGKFGGQFVPETLMTAVIELNKAYREAEADPSFQEELDALLKNYVGRETPLYYAERLTKHIGGAKIYLKREDLNHTGAHKINNALGQVLLAKRMGKKKIIAETGAGQHGVATATAAALFDMECTIYMGEEDVKRQALNVFRMELLGAKVFSVTDGSRVLKDAVNAALRAWVANIEDTHYIMGSALGPAPFPEMVRDFQSVIGQEAKKQYAEISGGKLPDAVLACVGGGSNAIGLFYPFVEDESVALYGAEAAGHGLDTEEHAATFAKGRIGILHGALMNVLQDRHGQIMEAFSISAGLDYPGVGPEHCHFKDIGRATYDSITDDEALEAFMLLSRLEGIIPALESSHAIALTQKVAKELGPDKSIIVCLSGRGDKDVVQVKERLEAEGK from the coding sequence ATGAGCTATAACCAACCAGATACTAATGGATTTTACGGAAAATTTGGTGGACAATTTGTTCCCGAAACACTGATGACTGCGGTTATCGAACTTAATAAAGCTTACCGCGAAGCTGAGGCAGACCCAAGCTTTCAAGAAGAACTCGATGCGCTTTTGAAAAATTATGTCGGTCGTGAAACACCGCTTTATTACGCAGAGCGTTTAACAAAACATATCGGCGGTGCGAAAATTTACCTCAAACGTGAAGACCTAAACCACACAGGTGCTCATAAAATTAACAATGCCCTCGGTCAAGTTCTTCTTGCTAAACGAATGGGTAAAAAGAAAATTATTGCTGAAACTGGTGCTGGTCAACACGGGGTTGCAACAGCAACAGCAGCTGCACTTTTTGACATGGAATGTACGATTTACATGGGTGAAGAGGACGTAAAACGCCAAGCACTAAATGTTTTTCGTATGGAATTGCTAGGCGCTAAAGTCTTTTCTGTAACTGATGGTTCACGCGTTTTGAAAGATGCCGTAAATGCAGCCCTTCGCGCATGGGTAGCTAATATCGAAGATACACACTACATCATGGGGTCAGCTCTCGGACCTGCACCTTTCCCTGAAATGGTTCGTGACTTCCAATCTGTTATCGGTCAAGAAGCAAAGAAACAATATGCAGAGATTTCAGGAGGAAAATTGCCTGATGCTGTCCTAGCCTGTGTTGGCGGTGGTTCAAATGCGATTGGTCTTTTCTATCCATTTGTCGAAGATGAATCAGTTGCTCTTTACGGTGCTGAAGCAGCAGGACATGGACTTGATACTGAAGAGCACGCTGCAACATTTGCCAAAGGACGCATAGGTATTTTGCATGGCGCTTTGATGAATGTTTTGCAAGACCGCCATGGGCAAATCATGGAAGCTTTCTCAATTTCAGCGGGTCTTGATTATCCAGGCGTTGGTCCAGAGCATTGTCATTTTAAAGATATCGGTCGTGCCACATATGATTCTATTACTGATGATGAAGCACTTGAAGCATTTATGCTCCTATCACGTTTGGAAGGGATTATTCCTGCGCTTGAATCAAGCCATGCCATTGCTTTGACTCAAAAAGTGGCTAAAGAATTAGGTCCAGATAAATCAATCATTGTTTGTCTATCTGGACGTGGCGATAAAGATGTTGTGCAAGTAAAAGAACGTTTGGAAGCAGAAGGGAAATAG
- the dps gene encoding Non-specific DNA-binding protein Dps / Iron-binding ferritin-like antioxidant protein / Ferroxidase, whose protein sequence is MTQTITENIYASITHNISQKSTAKNAKTKAVLNQAVADLSKAASIVHQVHWYMRGAGFYYLHPKMDELMDGLNASLDEMSERLITIGGAPYSTLKEFDENSKLEETTGSFDKTMDEHLARLVDVYTYLSALYQVGLDVTDEEGDAPSNDIFMAAQADAEKTIWMLQAERGQAPGNK, encoded by the coding sequence ATGACTCAAACAATCACTGAAAACATTTACGCATCTATAACACATAATATCTCACAAAAATCAACTGCTAAAAATGCTAAAACAAAAGCTGTTCTTAACCAAGCGGTTGCTGATTTGTCAAAAGCTGCCTCAATTGTTCACCAGGTTCACTGGTACATGCGTGGAGCAGGCTTCTATTATTTGCATCCAAAAATGGATGAATTGATGGATGGTCTTAACGCTTCATTGGACGAAATGAGCGAACGTTTGATTACGATCGGTGGTGCTCCATATTCAACATTGAAAGAATTTGATGAAAATTCTAAACTTGAAGAAACAACTGGTTCATTTGATAAAACAATGGATGAACATTTGGCACGTTTAGTTGACGTTTATACTTACTTGTCAGCACTTTACCAAGTTGGGCTTGATGTCACTGACGAAGAAGGCGACGCACCTTCTAATGATATTTTCATGGCTGCCCAAGCAGATGCTGAAAAGACAATCTGGATGCTCCAAGCCGAACGCGGACAAGCACCAGGAAACAAATAA
- the mntH gene encoding Manganese transport protein MntH, producing the protein METSTHYQKSLSEVNQSIAVPKNASFWCTLRAFIGPGALVAVGYMDPGNWITSVVGGATYKYLLLFVILVSSLIAMQLQQMAGKLGIVTKFDLAQATAAHSPKKLRYLLFIVIELALMATDLAEVIGSGIALHLLFGWSLLFSIFITILDVFILLSLMKLGFRKIEAIVSTLIATILIIFLYLVILSKPSLSGILHGYLPNASILDLKQSGVNSKLTLALGIIGATVMPHNLYLHSSISQTRKVNYESQDSIKRAVRFMTWDSNIQLTLAFVVNSLLLILGASLFYGHASEINAFSQMYAALQNSEIAGSVASAALSTLFAIALLASGQNSTITGTLTGQIVMEGFLKLHLPQWVIRLVTRLAALAPVMIAAVLYGSQESVLDQLIVYSQVFLSIALPFSIFPLVYFTSNRKIMGKFVNAKWNTILGYLVAIVLTLLNLKLIIDLF; encoded by the coding sequence TTGGAAACTTCTACACATTACCAAAAATCACTCAGTGAAGTTAATCAAAGTATTGCTGTCCCCAAAAATGCCTCATTTTGGTGTACCCTTAGAGCCTTTATTGGACCAGGAGCTCTGGTTGCCGTTGGTTATATGGACCCTGGTAACTGGATTACTAGCGTAGTCGGTGGAGCAACTTATAAATACCTGCTTTTGTTTGTTATCCTCGTCTCATCTTTGATTGCGATGCAGTTGCAACAAATGGCTGGAAAATTAGGTATCGTGACCAAATTTGATTTGGCTCAAGCAACAGCTGCACATTCGCCAAAGAAGCTCCGCTACTTACTTTTTATTGTGATTGAATTAGCATTAATGGCGACAGATTTGGCTGAAGTCATTGGTTCGGGAATTGCTCTTCATTTACTTTTTGGTTGGTCTTTGTTATTCTCGATTTTCATCACGATTTTAGATGTCTTTATTCTCTTATCTTTGATGAAATTGGGATTCCGTAAAATTGAGGCTATCGTATCGACCTTGATTGCAACCATTTTGATTATTTTCCTTTACTTGGTCATCTTATCAAAGCCAAGTCTTTCAGGAATTTTGCATGGTTATCTCCCTAATGCATCGATTTTAGATTTAAAACAAAGTGGCGTTAATAGTAAATTGACATTAGCTTTGGGGATTATTGGGGCGACAGTTATGCCACATAATCTTTATCTCCATTCTTCAATTTCGCAGACACGAAAAGTTAATTACGAGAGCCAAGATTCTATCAAACGAGCCGTGCGTTTCATGACTTGGGATTCTAACATTCAACTCACGCTTGCTTTCGTGGTTAATTCCTTGTTGCTCATCTTAGGGGCTTCGCTCTTTTATGGACATGCTAGCGAGATTAATGCTTTTTCACAAATGTATGCTGCCCTTCAAAATTCTGAAATTGCAGGGAGCGTTGCCAGTGCTGCTCTATCCACTTTGTTTGCTATCGCTCTACTTGCCAGCGGGCAAAATTCGACTATTACAGGAACACTAACTGGACAGATTGTTATGGAGGGCTTTTTGAAACTCCATTTGCCACAATGGGTGATTCGTTTGGTGACACGTTTGGCCGCTCTTGCACCCGTTATGATTGCCGCTGTTCTCTACGGTAGTCAAGAAAGTGTCCTTGACCAGCTAATCGTCTATTCTCAAGTCTTTCTATCCATAGCTTTGCCGTTTTCTATTTTTCCTTTGGTTTATTTCACATCAAACCGCAAGATTATGGGAAAATTTGTCAATGCCAAATGGAACACTATTCTCGGCTATCTCGTCGCTATTGTATTAACACTGCTCAATTTAAAACTCATCATTGATTTGTTCTAA
- the typA gene encoding GTP-binding protein TypA/BipA gives MTKLREDIRNVAIIAHVDHGKTTLVDELLKQSHTLDERKELQERAMDSNDLEKERGITILAKNTAVAYNGVRINIMDTPGHADFGGEVERIMKMVDGVVLVVDAYEGTMPQTRFVLKKALEQNLTPIVVVNKIDKPSARPAEVVDEVLELFIELGADDDQLEFPVVYASAINGTSSLSDDPADQEHTMAPVFDTIIDHIPAPVDNSEEPLQFQVSLLDYNDFVGRIGIGRIFRGTVKVGDQVTLSKLDGTTKNFRVTKLFGFFGLERREIQEAKAGDLIAISGMEDIFVGETITPTDCVEPLPILHIDEPTLRMTFLANNSPFAGREGKFVTSRKVEERLLAELQTDVSLRVEATDSPDKWTVSGRGELHLSILIETMRREGYELQVSRPEVIIKEIDGVKCEPFERVQIDTPEEYQGSVIQSLSERKGEMLDMQSTGNGQTRLVFLAPARGLIGYPTEFLSMTHGYGIMNHTFDQYLPVINAEIGGRRRGALVSIDTGKATTYSIMSVEERGTIFINPGTEVYEGMIIGENSRENDLTVNITKAKQMTNVRSATKDQTAVIKTPRILTLEESLEFLNDDEYMEVTPESIRLRKQILDKNLRAKAAKKKKSAEE, from the coding sequence ATGACTAAATTAAGAGAAGATATTCGTAACGTGGCGATTATCGCCCACGTTGACCACGGGAAAACAACCCTTGTTGATGAATTATTGAAACAATCACACACACTTGACGAACGTAAAGAATTGCAAGAACGTGCAATGGACTCAAACGATCTTGAAAAAGAACGTGGTATTACAATCCTTGCTAAAAATACTGCAGTTGCTTACAACGGTGTTCGTATCAATATCATGGACACACCAGGACACGCGGACTTCGGTGGAGAAGTTGAACGTATCATGAAAATGGTTGACGGTGTTGTGCTTGTTGTCGATGCTTACGAAGGAACTATGCCTCAAACACGTTTCGTGTTGAAAAAAGCTCTTGAACAAAACTTAACACCAATTGTTGTTGTTAACAAAATTGATAAACCATCAGCTCGCCCAGCAGAAGTTGTTGATGAAGTTCTTGAACTCTTCATCGAACTTGGTGCTGACGATGACCAATTAGAATTCCCAGTTGTTTACGCATCAGCTATCAATGGTACATCATCACTTTCAGATGACCCAGCTGATCAAGAACACACAATGGCTCCAGTCTTTGACACTATCATTGACCATATTCCAGCGCCAGTTGATAACTCAGAAGAACCACTTCAATTCCAAGTATCACTTCTTGATTACAATGATTTCGTTGGACGTATCGGTATCGGACGTATTTTCCGCGGTACTGTTAAAGTTGGTGACCAAGTTACTCTTTCAAAACTTGACGGTACAACTAAAAACTTCCGTGTTACTAAATTGTTTGGTTTCTTCGGACTTGAACGTCGTGAAATCCAAGAAGCAAAAGCTGGCGATTTGATTGCTATCTCTGGTATGGAAGACATCTTTGTCGGTGAAACAATCACTCCAACAGATTGCGTTGAACCGCTTCCAATTCTTCACATTGATGAACCAACACTTCGAATGACATTCTTGGCAAATAACTCACCATTTGCAGGTCGTGAAGGTAAATTCGTTACATCTCGTAAAGTTGAAGAACGCTTGCTTGCTGAATTGCAAACTGACGTATCACTTCGTGTTGAAGCAACTGATTCACCAGATAAATGGACTGTATCAGGTCGTGGTGAATTGCACTTGTCTATTCTTATCGAAACAATGCGTCGTGAAGGATATGAACTTCAAGTATCACGTCCAGAAGTTATCATCAAAGAAATTGACGGCGTGAAATGTGAACCATTCGAACGTGTTCAAATCGACACACCAGAAGAATACCAAGGTTCAGTTATCCAATCATTATCAGAACGTAAAGGTGAAATGCTTGATATGCAATCAACTGGTAATGGTCAAACACGTCTTGTATTCTTGGCACCAGCACGTGGACTTATCGGATATCCAACTGAATTCCTTTCAATGACTCACGGTTACGGTATCATGAACCATACATTCGACCAATACTTGCCAGTTATCAATGCAGAAATTGGTGGACGCCGTCGTGGTGCTCTTGTATCTATCGATACTGGTAAAGCAACAACATACTCAATCATGTCTGTTGAAGAACGCGGTACAATCTTCATTAACCCAGGTACTGAAGTTTACGAAGGAATGATTATCGGTGAAAACTCACGTGAAAACGACTTGACAGTTAACATCACTAAAGCTAAACAAATGACTAATGTCCGTTCAGCTACGAAAGACCAAACTGCTGTTATCAAAACACCACGTATCTTGACGCTTGAAGAATCACTTGAATTCTTGAACGATGACGAATACATGGAAGTAACACCAGAATCAATCCGCTTGCGTAAACAAATCCTTGATAAAAACTTGCGCGCTAAAGCAGCTAAGAAGAAAAAATCTGCAGAGGAGTAA
- the trpF gene encoding Phosphoribosylanthranilate isomerase produces MTKVKICGLSTQAAVEQAVKSGADYIGFVFAKSKRQVGIKQANYLAQFIPETVQKVGVFVSPTLVELQEAITKVPLDFVQIHGDFEEELFKKIDVPNIRAIPVQKALEEIDSQADYLLFDAPLAGSGKIFNWELLKDKKITKPYFLAGGLTVDNVQQAITFFHPYAVDVSSGVETDGEKDLLKIAKFIESVKK; encoded by the coding sequence TTGACAAAGGTTAAAATTTGCGGGCTTTCAACACAAGCAGCCGTGGAACAGGCAGTCAAAAGCGGAGCAGATTATATCGGTTTTGTCTTTGCCAAAAGTAAGCGGCAAGTTGGCATAAAACAAGCTAACTATTTAGCTCAGTTTATTCCAGAAACTGTCCAGAAAGTGGGTGTTTTTGTAAGTCCAACATTGGTGGAACTTCAAGAAGCGATTACTAAAGTGCCTCTTGATTTTGTACAAATCCATGGAGATTTTGAAGAAGAGCTCTTTAAGAAAATTGATGTTCCAAATATTCGTGCCATTCCTGTCCAAAAAGCACTGGAAGAAATTGATAGTCAAGCGGATTATTTATTATTTGACGCCCCTTTGGCTGGTTCGGGCAAGATATTTAATTGGGAATTATTAAAAGATAAGAAAATCACGAAGCCATATTTTTTAGCAGGCGGATTAACTGTCGATAATGTCCAGCAGGCCATAACTTTCTTTCATCCTTACGCTGTTGACGTTTCTTCTGGTGTTGAGACGGATGGTGAAAAAGATTTATTGAAGATTGCAAAATTTATAGAAAGTGTGAAAAAATGA
- the aga gene encoding Alpha-galactosidase, whose protein sequence is MQLQVTLEYVFFKKGKNISKRVLINNNGQHDIVLTRALSSTFWLEDTNDYQAYHFSGAWISERQLKKYPLQQGSFKVESLTGTSNHQHNPFVAIAKKETTFDTGMCCGANLVYSGNFIQQIDVNEWNQARLMSEISPYAFSWQLKPNENFATPQTVLSFSQDSLNGLVQEDASFISEHIISPFWAKRERPIVLNSWETYVFDFDENKLLTLAQHWA, encoded by the coding sequence TTGCAATTACAAGTCACTTTAGAATATGTCTTTTTTAAAAAAGGAAAAAATATAAGCAAACGCGTCCTTATTAACAACAATGGACAACATGATATTGTCTTAACACGCGCACTCTCCTCAACCTTTTGGCTAGAAGATACCAACGACTATCAGGCTTATCATTTTTCAGGTGCTTGGATTTCAGAACGTCAATTAAAAAAATACCCACTTCAACAAGGAAGTTTTAAAGTCGAAAGTTTAACTGGTACAAGTAATCATCAACACAATCCCTTTGTCGCTATTGCCAAAAAAGAAACGACTTTTGACACAGGCATGTGTTGTGGAGCAAACTTGGTTTATTCTGGTAATTTCATTCAACAAATTGATGTTAATGAATGGAATCAAGCAAGATTAATGAGTGAGATTTCACCTTATGCTTTTTCTTGGCAACTAAAACCAAATGAAAATTTTGCAACACCGCAAACTGTTTTAAGTTTTAGTCAAGACAGTCTCAATGGCTTAGTACAAGAAGACGCTAGTTTTATTTCTGAACATATCATTTCTCCATTCTGGGCAAAACGAGAGCGACCAATTGTACTAAATAGCTGGGAGACTTACGTTTTTGATTTCGATGAAAACAAGCTTTTAACCCTTGCGCAGCATTGGGCATAG
- the yqhL gene encoding Rhodanese-like domain protein: MNWIIVLVILVILVAIVAWMAWTYFSLRRVAKFIDNAEFESMIHTSQLIDVREADAFKTKHIMGARNLPANQIQLSMSAIRKDKPVLLYDSSRSSAIPRVIRTLKKAGYTNLYVLKDGFDYWTGKVKES; encoded by the coding sequence ATGAACTGGATTATCGTTTTAGTTATTTTAGTTATTTTAGTTGCTATCGTTGCTTGGATGGCTTGGACTTATTTTAGTCTCCGCCGTGTAGCGAAATTTATTGATAATGCTGAGTTTGAAAGCATGATTCACACAAGTCAATTGATTGATGTGCGTGAGGCTGACGCTTTCAAGACAAAACATATCATGGGAGCTCGTAATCTTCCGGCTAATCAAATTCAACTCTCAATGTCTGCTATTCGTAAAGATAAACCTGTTCTTTTATACGATAGTAGTAGAAGTTCAGCAATTCCACGTGTTATTAGAACACTTAAAAAAGCAGGCTACACTAATCTTTATGTTCTTAAAGACGGCTTTGACTACTGGACAGGAAAAGTTAAAGAAAGTTAA
- the glcK gene encoding Glucokinase, producing MTKKLLGIDLGGTTIKFGILTLEGEVQEKWAIDTNILEDGKHIVPDIVESIKHRLNLYGLTKDDFVGIGMGSPGAVDRAKKTVTGAFNLNWAHTEEVGSVIERELGIPFAIDNDANVAALGERWRGAGANNPDVVFVTLGTGVGGGVIADGNLIHGVAGAGGEIGHMNVEPVDGFKCTCGNKGCLETVASATGVVRVARHLAEEYEGDSSIKAAIDNGDVVTSKDIFVAAEAGDHFADSVVEKVGFYLGQATANIANILNPDSVVIGGGVSAAGEFLRSRVEKYFVSYAFPQVRKTTKIKIAELGNDAGIIGAASLASQFVD from the coding sequence ATGACTAAAAAACTTTTAGGGATTGACCTTGGTGGGACAACGATTAAATTCGGTATCCTAACACTTGAGGGAGAAGTGCAAGAAAAATGGGCAATTGATACGAATATACTTGAAGATGGTAAACACATTGTCCCTGATATTGTTGAATCAATTAAACACCGTTTGAATCTTTACGGTTTGACAAAAGATGATTTTGTAGGTATCGGTATGGGGTCTCCAGGTGCTGTTGACCGCGCTAAAAAAACAGTTACAGGTGCTTTCAACTTGAACTGGGCACACACTGAAGAAGTCGGTTCAGTTATCGAACGTGAACTTGGGATTCCATTTGCTATTGATAACGATGCAAACGTAGCTGCACTTGGTGAACGTTGGAGAGGTGCTGGCGCAAATAATCCAGATGTTGTTTTTGTAACACTTGGAACTGGTGTTGGTGGCGGTGTTATCGCTGACGGTAACCTTATCCACGGTGTCGCTGGTGCTGGTGGAGAAATTGGTCACATGAATGTTGAACCAGTTGATGGATTTAAATGTACTTGTGGTAACAAAGGTTGTCTAGAAACAGTTGCTTCAGCAACAGGTGTTGTGCGTGTGGCTCGTCATTTGGCTGAAGAATACGAAGGTGATTCAAGCATCAAAGCTGCCATTGACAATGGTGATGTGGTGACAAGTAAAGACATCTTTGTCGCTGCTGAAGCGGGTGACCATTTTGCCGATTCAGTTGTTGAAAAAGTTGGTTTCTATCTTGGTCAAGCAACAGCAAATATCGCAAACATCTTGAACCCAGATTCAGTTGTTATCGGTGGTGGTGTTTCAGCTGCAGGTGAATTCTTGCGTAGTCGCGTTGAAAAATATTTTGTCAGCTACGCTTTCCCACAAGTGCGCAAAACAACAAAAATTAAAATTGCCGAACTTGGAAATGATGCTGGTATCATCGGTGCAGCAAGTCTTGCAAGTCAATTTGTAGATTAA
- the trpA gene encoding Tryptophan synthase alpha chain has translation MTKTLTKHLENIATSGKGIFVPYIMAGDHEKALDSLFDTITFLENSGASAIEVGIPWSDPVADGPVIELAGQRSLANGVNLTAIVQKLQEKQTTIPLVIMTYINPVYQYGIEKFIADLKNTSVKGLIIPDLPHEHENMVKPYLTDTDIALVPLVSLTTGIERQKTLCKDAEGFIYAVAINGVTGKTGNYRDDLDKHLTNLKTIADIPVLTGFGVSTPADIERFNKVSDGVIVGTKIVRGLHEGKTDDVADFVKYGSNYQK, from the coding sequence ATGACTAAGACACTCACAAAACATCTTGAAAACATTGCAACAAGCGGTAAAGGAATTTTTGTGCCATACATTATGGCAGGAGACCACGAAAAAGCTTTAGACAGTTTGTTTGACACCATTACTTTTTTGGAAAATAGCGGAGCTTCTGCTATTGAAGTAGGCATTCCATGGTCAGACCCCGTTGCTGATGGACCAGTCATTGAATTGGCAGGGCAAAGAAGCTTGGCTAATGGTGTGAATTTGACAGCGATTGTTCAAAAATTACAAGAAAAACAAACGACAATTCCTTTGGTCATCATGACTTACATCAATCCTGTCTATCAATACGGCATTGAGAAATTTATTGCTGACTTGAAAAATACGTCTGTTAAAGGGTTGATTATTCCTGATTTACCACACGAACACGAGAATATGGTAAAACCATATCTTACCGACACAGATATTGCGCTTGTGCCACTCGTTAGTCTGACAACAGGTATTGAACGTCAAAAAACGTTATGTAAAGATGCTGAAGGATTTATCTATGCCGTTGCTATTAATGGTGTTACTGGTAAAACTGGTAATTATCGTGATGATTTGGATAAACATTTGACCAATCTTAAAACCATTGCTGACATTCCTGTTTTAACAGGTTTTGGTGTCTCAACTCCAGCGGACATTGAGCGATTTAACAAAGTATCAGACGGTGTTATTGTCGGAACAAAAATTGTTAGAGGCTTACACGAAGGAAAAACAGATGATGTTGCTGACTTCGTCAAATACGGCTCAAATTATCAAAAATAA
- the agaR gene encoding Alpha-galactosidase — MASGGGRFDLGILYYSRQIWVSDNTDAIAGLDIQENTALAYPITCLSNHVSQVPNGQIQRNTPLETRFNVAISGILGYELDLLSLDEHSKNIIKQQITLYKNLRHDIMTGRFYQVLKRPNKHIWALQSSQIILVGYFSILTELIKKLLLWLVIFNKNFSSSENIDITNLSLSITQKRWEPRPIFCYILTISALSYST; from the coding sequence TTGGCATCAGGGGGCGGACGATTTGATTTAGGTATTCTTTATTATAGCCGTCAAATCTGGGTTAGCGACAATACCGATGCGATTGCCGGATTGGATATCCAAGAAAATACTGCTCTTGCCTACCCAATCACTTGCCTATCTAACCATGTCTCTCAAGTTCCAAATGGTCAAATTCAACGTAATACCCCTTTAGAAACACGTTTCAACGTTGCCATCTCTGGAATTCTTGGCTATGAACTGGATTTATTAAGTTTAGACGAACACTCAAAAAATATTATAAAACAGCAGATTACACTGTACAAAAACCTTAGACATGACATCATGACTGGACGTTTCTACCAAGTTCTGAAGCGTCCAAACAAGCACATTTGGGCACTTCAAAGTTCACAAATCATTTTGGTTGGGTATTTTTCAATCCTAACGGAACTAATCAAGAAACTGCTGCTTTGGTTGGTGATTTTCAATAAAAACTTCTCCTCCTCAGAAAACATTGATATCACCAATCTTTCTCTTTCCATAACCCAAAAAAGATGGGAACCACGTCCCATCTTTTGTTATATTTTAACTATTTCAGCATTGTCTTATTCGACATAA
- the pppA gene encoding Late competence protein ComC, processing protease — MDILLFFFLGASIASFLSLIVDRFPEKSIIFPASHCDSCGQQLAVRDLIPIFSQLINHSRCRFCHTKISFWYGLLEIYFGGIVVLYYCALLSLDQVFILFFSTTLSLYDLKRQEFPLLIWLLPSIFLLFVTPISALAIILLAFGIVAELIDLKIGSGDFFYLASLSLLLDLQTILWIIELGSLSGIIYYFFQTNKRIPFVPFLFLGYLILFIFNYA, encoded by the coding sequence ATGGACATTTTATTATTCTTTTTTCTAGGGGCTTCTATTGCTTCTTTTCTTAGTTTAATCGTTGATCGATTTCCCGAAAAATCAATCATTTTTCCTGCCAGTCATTGTGATTCTTGTGGACAACAACTTGCCGTTCGTGATTTGATTCCCATTTTTTCTCAACTGATAAATCATTCACGTTGTCGTTTTTGCCACACCAAAATTTCTTTCTGGTATGGGCTGTTAGAGATTTATTTTGGGGGCATTGTCGTACTTTACTATTGCGCACTTCTCTCACTCGACCAAGTTTTTATCTTGTTTTTTAGCACAACTCTTAGTCTTTATGACTTGAAACGTCAAGAGTTTCCATTATTGATTTGGCTCCTTCCAAGTATTTTTTTGCTTTTTGTCACGCCGATTAGTGCGCTAGCTATTATTCTTTTGGCTTTTGGGATAGTGGCAGAGCTAATTGATTTGAAAATCGGTAGCGGTGATTTTTTCTACCTTGCCAGTTTGAGTCTGCTTCTTGACCTTCAAACTATTTTATGGATTATCGAGCTTGGCTCTCTTTCAGGTATTATTTACTACTTTTTCCAGACAAATAAACGGATTCCCTTTGTGCCATTTTTATTTTTAGGATACCTAATTTTATTTATTTTTAACTACGCTTAA